From a region of the Anoplopoma fimbria isolate UVic2021 breed Golden Eagle Sablefish chromosome 16, Afim_UVic_2022, whole genome shotgun sequence genome:
- the LOC129105004 gene encoding olfactory receptor 52K1-like, giving the protein MSYDRYVSICKPQYPTIGKHLTLHPFFHATAAHCNIAVLTILSSETKLCNFILKGIFCNNAIYRLQCVSSGVITIFGIVSSLDLSVLPMLFIIFTYTKILIITYKSCKEVRKKAAETCLPHLLVLISFACLSVYDITVARVESNFPKTARLIMMLQIVLYHPLFNPIIYGLKMKEISKHLKRLFRQVKLM; this is encoded by the coding sequence ATGTCTTATGACAGGTATGTGTCTATATGTAAACCACAATACCCAACTATTGGAAAACACCTTACTCTCCATCCTTTTTTccacgccacagccgcccactgCAATATTGCAGTTCTAACAATACTGAGCTCTGAAACAAAACTgtgtaactttattttaaaaggaatattttgtaACAATGCAATTTACAGACTTCAATGTGTATCATCAGGAGTTATCACTATATTTGGCATTGTTAGTTCATTAGATCTTTCAGTTCTGCCTATGCTctttataatatttacatacacaaaaatacttataataacCTATAAGAGTTGTAAAGAAGTAAGGAAAAAAGCTGCGGAGACATGTTTACCCCACCTTTTGGTTTTAATCAGTTTTGCCTGTTTGAGTGTATACGATATCACTGTAGCTCGAGTGGAATCCAACTTCCCAAAAACTGCACGCTTAATAATGATGTTGCAAATAGTTTTGTATCATCCTCTATTTAATCCGATAATATATGgactaaaaatgaaagaaatctcTAAACACCTGAAAAGGTTGTTCCGTCAAGTCAAACTGATGTAA
- the LOC129104973 gene encoding LOW QUALITY PROTEIN: olfactory receptor 4Q2-like (The sequence of the model RefSeq protein was modified relative to this genomic sequence to represent the inferred CDS: deleted 2 bases in 1 codon), which produces MYIFIAALLVNSIIYSTVVYPKLLVDFLSEKQIISYSACLFQFYLFYAVGSSEFLLLSAMSYDRYVSICKPLQYPTIMRKNTVYIILFFAWLLPACHIAVPTILSSETKLCNFILKGIFCNNAIYRLQCVTSGVITIFGVVSLLDLSVLPMLFIIFTYTKIFIITYKSCKEVRKKAAETCLPHLLVLISFSC; this is translated from the exons atgtacattttcattgcaGCCTTGTTAGTGAACTCCATTATTTACAGCACTGTTGTCTACCCAAAGCTTCTGGTTGactttttatctgaaaaacagATCATATCTTATTCAGCCTGTctctttcagttttatttattttacgcTGTAGGCAGTTCAGAATTCTTACTGTTGTCAGCCATGTCTTATGACAGGTATGTGTCTATATGTAAACCTCTACAATACCCAActataatgagaaaaaacactgtt tatattatccttttttttgcttGGCTTCTGCCTGCTTGTCATATTGCAGTCCCAACAATACTGAGCTCTGAAACAAAACTgtgtaactttattttaaaaggaatattttgtaACAATGCAATTTACAGACTTCAATGTGTAACATCAGGAGTTATCACTATATTTGGCGTTGTTAGTTTATTAGATCTTTCAGTTCTGCCTATGCTCTTCataatatttacatacacaaaaatattcataataaccTATAAGAGTTGTAAAGAAGTAAGGAAAAAAGCTGCGGAGACCTGTTTACCCCACCTTTTGGTTTTAATCAGTTTTTCCT GTTGA
- the LOC129104974 gene encoding LOW QUALITY PROTEIN: olfactory receptor 13C2-like (The sequence of the model RefSeq protein was modified relative to this genomic sequence to represent the inferred CDS: deleted 1 base in 1 codon) — MDDGINATYITLDGHVEVSKYRYVYFFIIFTLYILIICSNSTIVYLIWIHKNLHEPMYIFIAALLVNSIVLSTAVYPKLLVDFLSEKQIISYSACLFQFYLFYAVGSSEFLLLSAMSYDRYVSICKPLQYPTIMRKNTVSIILFFAWLLPACHIAVPTILSAETKLCNFILKGIFCNNAIYRLQCVTSGVITIFGFVSLLDLAVLPMLFIIFTYTKILIITYKSCKEVRKKAAETCLPHLLVLISFSCLSVYDVTVARVESNFPKTARLIMMLQIILYHPLFNPIIYGLKMKEISKHLKRLLCQAKLM, encoded by the exons ATGGATGATGGTATAAATGCAACGTATATAACTCTTGATGGGCATGTAGAAGTAAGCAAATAcagatatgtttatttttttattatattcacattatatattcttataatATGCAGTAATTCTACTATTGTGTACCTTATTTGGATACACAAAAACCTCCATGAGCCTatgtacattttcattgcaGCCTTGTTAGTGAACTCCATTGTTTTA AGCACTGCTGTCTACCCAAAGCTTCTGGTTGactttttatctgaaaaacagATCATATCTTATTCAGCCTGTctctttcagttttatttattttacgcTGTAGGCAGTTCAGAATTCTTACTGTTGTCAGCCATGTCTTATGACAGGTATGTGTCTATATGTAAACCTCTACAATACCCAActataatgagaaaaaacactgttagtattatccttttttttgcatggcTTCTGCCTGCTTGTCATATTGCAGTCCCAACAATACTGAGCGCTGAAACAAAACTgtgtaactttattttaaaaggaatattttgtaACAATGCAATTTACAGACTTCAATGTGTAACATCAGGAGTTATCACTATATTTGGCTTTGTTAGTTTATTAGATCTTGCAGTTCTGCCTATGCTCTTCataatatttacatacacaaaaatacttataataacCTATAAGAGTTGTAAAGAAGTAAGGAAAAAAGCTGCGGAGACCTGTTTACCCCACCTTTTGGTTTTAATCAGTTTTTCCTGTTTGAGTGTATACGATGTCACTGTAGCTCGAGTGGAATCCAACTTCCCAAAAACTGCACGCTTAATAATGATGTTGCAAATAATTTTGTATCATCCTCTATTTAATCCGATAATATATGgactaaaaatgaaagaaatctcTAAACACCTGAAAAGGTTGCTCTGTCAAGCCAAACTGATGTAA
- the LOC129104528 gene encoding olfactory receptor 6N2-like gives MDNTLNVTYITFGGHVEVQKYRYLYFVIMFTAYILIISSNFTIVGIIMINKSLHEPMYIFIAALLINSVVFSTTIYPKLLIDFLSEKQIISYPACLFQWFIYYSLGCSEFFLLSVMAYDRYVSICNPLQYPTIMRKTTANILLIVAWILPACQVSVAMLLSAKEKICHFILKGINCNSTVQNLHCVRSGVVNIYGLFVFVSAICLPVLFILFTYSRILVISYRCRGVRRKAAQTCLPHLLVLINFLCLTMYDVLLARLEQDFPIIIRFIMALQLVIYQPLLNPIIYGLKMKEIYKHLKRLFCKMV, from the coding sequence ATGgataatacattaaatgtgaCATATATAACTTTTGGTGGGCATGTGGAAGTGCAGAAATAtagatatctttattttgtgattATGTTTACAGcgtatattttaataattagcAGTAATTTCACTATTGTGGGCATCATAATGATTAACAAATCCCTCCATGAGCcaatgtacattttcattgcaGCCTTGTTAATCAACTCTGTTGTTTTCAGCACTACTATCTACCCAAAGCTTTTGATTGACTTTTTATCAGAAAAACAGATCATATCTTATCCAGCCTGTCTCTTCCAGTGGTTTATATATTACTCTCTAGGCTGTTCGGAATTCTTCCTGTTGTCGGTCATGGCTTATGATAGATATGTATCTATATGTAACCCTCTGCAATATCCAACCATCATGAGAAAAACAACTGCTAATATTTTGCTGATTGTTGCTTGGATTCTGCCTGCTTGTCAGGTTTCAGTAGCAATGTTATTGAGTGCAAAGGAAAAAATCtgtcactttattttgaaaggaataAATTGCAACAGCACAGTTCAAAACCTTCACTGTGTGAGGTCAGGCGTGGTGAATATTTatggcttgtttgtttttgtgagtgcTATATGTCTCCCTGTGCTCTTCATACTTTTTACATACAGCAGGATACTTGTGATATCGTACCGATGTAGAGGAGTCAGGAGAAAAGCTGCACAGACCTGTTTACCCCATCTGCTGGTTCTAATCAACTTTCTCTGTTTAACTATGTATGATGTACTTCTTGCTCGACTGGAACAGGATTTTCCCATAATTATACGTTTTATAATGGCTTTGCAATTAGTAATATATCAACCTCTATTAAATCCAATCATTTATGgactaaaaatgaaagaaatttaTAAACACCTCAAGAGGCTGTTCTGCAAAATGGTCTAA